Proteins co-encoded in one Alphaproteobacteria bacterium genomic window:
- a CDS encoding peptidoglycan-binding protein — MFLPSNITLQFGDTGEFVAELQRRLSLINLFNEAFINATFDGNTVNAVKSFQSMQGLRVDGIAGPETLRRLNGMISGDTSSTTSSSSNQEEEQNKVRATALMVDAIFADAQQQPIDPTLMAAPEEKREAPAAEKPSVPVPPPRNDLAQAQDTQAQQQNMELLKQQEMARQQQQPPQPTAEELQARLMQQQAEMARLQEQLNQQQAPKLEQAAKPKEEPKAKEEQAVVERKPLSAMLQKLVDYIESKLPRSVVDEVKSIGLAMARAGVREAAMPTEAVARAPELEAGRGAQQQQQRG, encoded by the coding sequence ATGTTCTTGCCATCTAACATTACGCTTCAGTTCGGCGATACAGGTGAATTTGTTGCCGAGCTACAGCGCCGCCTAAGTCTCATTAATCTGTTTAATGAAGCCTTCATCAATGCGACCTTTGATGGCAATACCGTCAATGCGGTTAAAAGCTTCCAATCCATGCAAGGCCTACGCGTAGATGGCATTGCAGGGCCAGAGACACTTCGCCGCCTTAACGGCATGATTTCTGGGGATACGAGCAGCACCACCTCCTCCAGCAGCAATCAGGAAGAAGAGCAAAATAAAGTACGCGCCACCGCTTTGATGGTAGACGCCATCTTTGCCGACGCACAGCAGCAACCCATCGACCCCACTTTAATGGCTGCGCCAGAAGAAAAACGCGAAGCACCCGCCGCAGAAAAGCCATCTGTGCCTGTCCCGCCGCCACGTAATGACCTTGCACAAGCACAAGACACGCAGGCGCAACAGCAAAATATGGAGTTGCTCAAGCAGCAAGAAATGGCGCGCCAACAGCAGCAGCCTCCACAGCCTACTGCTGAAGAATTGCAAGCGCGACTCATGCAACAGCAAGCTGAAATGGCACGACTGCAAGAGCAGCTTAATCAACAACAAGCACCTAAGCTGGAACAAGCAGCCAAACCAAAAGAAGAGCCTAAAGCCAAAGAAGAGCAAGCCGTTGTAGAGCGTAAGCCGCTTAGCGCCATGCTGCAAAAACTGGTCGATTATATTGAATCGAAATTACCACGCTCTGTGGTCGATGAGGTAAAATCTATCGGGCTCGCCATGGCTCGCGCAGGTGTGCGCGAAGCCGCTATGCCTACTGAAGCCGTCGCCCGCGCCCCAGAGCTCGAAGCAGGTCGTGGCGCACAACAGCAGCAACAACGCGGCTAG
- the dksA gene encoding RNA polymerase-binding protein DksA, with protein sequence MAKASAKKKPAKPAAKKSVKPAAKKPAPAKKPLKKAAAKPVAKKPAPAKKVAAKPAAKAAPVKKITPKMAAPAKPLVKAKPRNSYKPAKLPQGYKPSEKEEYMNALQLEYFRQKLLKWRADLLSESRETLEHLHEENWHQADIADRASLETEAGVELRTRNRYLKLISKIDAAITRIETGEYGYCEDSGEPIGLKRLEARPVATLSIEAQERHEKMERQYTDEE encoded by the coding sequence ATGGCAAAAGCATCGGCAAAGAAAAAACCCGCTAAACCGGCAGCCAAAAAGTCGGTAAAACCAGCCGCTAAGAAACCTGCTCCTGCAAAGAAACCGCTTAAAAAAGCCGCTGCAAAGCCAGTAGCAAAAAAACCTGCCCCAGCAAAAAAAGTGGCCGCAAAGCCAGCCGCCAAGGCAGCACCAGTTAAAAAAATTACCCCTAAAATGGCCGCGCCAGCTAAGCCTTTAGTGAAGGCTAAGCCACGCAACAGCTACAAGCCAGCCAAGCTACCTCAGGGGTATAAGCCAAGCGAAAAAGAAGAATACATGAATGCGCTTCAGTTGGAGTATTTCCGTCAGAAATTGCTCAAATGGCGTGCAGACCTTCTTTCTGAATCACGCGAAACACTCGAACATCTGCATGAAGAAAACTGGCATCAGGCCGATATTGCAGACCGAGCTTCCTTGGAAACCGAGGCGGGCGTAGAATTGCGCACCCGCAATCGCTACCTGAAGCTCATCTCGAAGATCGATGCGGCGATTACCCGTATCGAAACAGGCGAGTATGGCTATTGCGAAGATTCAGGTGAGCCTATTGGCCTCAAACGTCTTGAGGCACGCCCTGTGGCCACCCTTTCTATCGAGGCACAAGAGCGCCACGAAAAGATGGAACGCCAATACACCGACGAAGAATAG
- a CDS encoding flagellar assembly protein FliX codes for MINKIGYTNPTNPTQRTNNVRRTSKTGSSSFVDALDGVGEVEEAQATTPVAAMSGIGVLLGAQEVSEEEVRRRKAFKQGKLTLDALAELRDALIIGNLPLSTIRNLESIVAQERGTTNDPVLNGILDEIELRAAVEIAKLEAAGVRL; via the coding sequence ATGATTAATAAAATTGGCTACACCAACCCCACGAATCCGACACAACGTACCAACAATGTTCGCCGTACCAGCAAAACTGGTAGCAGCAGTTTCGTTGATGCGTTGGACGGTGTCGGCGAAGTTGAAGAAGCACAAGCGACCACCCCCGTCGCTGCAATGAGCGGTATTGGCGTATTGCTCGGCGCGCAAGAAGTCAGCGAAGAAGAAGTGCGCCGCCGAAAGGCATTCAAGCAAGGCAAACTCACGCTCGATGCACTGGCAGAGCTGCGCGACGCGCTCATCATCGGCAACTTGCCGCTAAGCACCATCCGCAATCTTGAATCCATCGTCGCACAAGAGCGGGGCACCACCAATGATCCCGTGCTCAACGGCATCTTAGACGAAATCGAATTACGTGCTGCCGTGGAAATCGCCAAACTTGAAGCGGCAGGCGTGAGATTATGA
- a CDS encoding flagellar basal body P-ring protein FlgI — translation MTMGERIKDRIGGGVWLMSLATVAIALVMSATPAHAARVKDVVAFEGVRDNMLMGYGLVVGLNGSGDKLQNNAFTEQSLIAFLERQGVNTRGLELKSKNVAAVTITARLPAFARAGATMDVNISAMGDAKSLLGGTLLATPLVGADGNVYAVAQGPVTVGGFEASGQSGTAITKGVPTNGFIPNGALVEREIDFRLNDLPSVRLALRNPDISTAHSIAKAINLQVGPGTSRVEDPGTVNVTVPAAYNGDVTGLLADIETLQVETDQPARIVVDEATGTIVMGENVRISTVAVAQGNLVVKVEETPQVSQPNPFAPEGAQTLLVPRTDVTVDEEAGNQIAVLQEGATLRDLVTGLNALGVGPRDLITILQTIKAAGALQADIETR, via the coding sequence ATGACCATGGGCGAACGAATCAAGGATCGGATTGGTGGCGGCGTGTGGTTGATGTCGTTGGCAACGGTGGCGATTGCCTTGGTAATGTCGGCAACGCCAGCTCATGCAGCGCGTGTGAAAGATGTGGTGGCCTTCGAAGGTGTTCGCGACAACATGCTGATGGGGTATGGTCTTGTCGTTGGTCTGAATGGCTCGGGCGATAAATTACAAAACAACGCGTTCACCGAGCAAAGCTTGATTGCGTTTTTAGAACGCCAAGGTGTGAATACGCGCGGCTTAGAACTTAAATCGAAAAACGTTGCTGCCGTGACGATTACCGCGCGCTTGCCTGCATTCGCTAGAGCGGGTGCGACGATGGACGTCAATATCAGCGCGATGGGTGATGCGAAGAGTTTGCTAGGCGGTACGTTGCTGGCTACGCCGCTCGTTGGTGCAGATGGTAATGTCTATGCGGTGGCACAGGGCCCTGTAACGGTGGGTGGATTTGAAGCATCTGGCCAATCAGGCACGGCGATTACAAAAGGTGTGCCGACGAATGGCTTTATTCCTAACGGTGCACTGGTGGAGCGCGAGATTGATTTCCGCTTGAACGATTTGCCATCCGTGCGCTTAGCATTGCGTAACCCTGATATCTCTACGGCGCATAGCATCGCTAAAGCGATTAACTTACAAGTAGGCCCAGGCACTTCACGCGTTGAGGACCCTGGTACAGTGAATGTAACTGTTCCCGCAGCGTATAATGGTGACGTTACAGGGCTGCTGGCCGATATTGAAACCCTACAAGTGGAAACCGACCAACCCGCACGCATCGTCGTGGATGAGGCAACGGGTACTATTGTGATGGGTGAGAATGTTCGCATCTCAACGGTGGCGGTAGCGCAAGGTAATTTGGTGGTGAAAGTTGAAGAAACACCCCAAGTATCGCAGCCCAACCCATTTGCACCCGAAGGTGCGCAGACGCTGCTCGTACCGCGTACCGATGTGACGGTGGATGAAGAAGCGGGCAATCAGATTGCGGTGCTGCAAGAGGGCGCAACACTCAGAGATTTAGTGACTGGCTTGAACGCACTTGGTGTGGGTCCACGCGATTTGATTACCATTTTACAAACCATCAAAGCGGCGGGCGCTCTGCAAGCCGACATTGAAACGAGGTAG
- a CDS encoding rod-binding protein translates to MSDLTSPVDVETMRITSSQSKLAQMNKAKAAARGMSEAKLDEVAQEFEAQFLSQMLGSMFSTVGTNEALGGGEGEEMYKSLLVDEYGKLISRAGGVGVADHVKREMIRMQEVE, encoded by the coding sequence ATGAGTGACCTAACCAGTCCAGTGGATGTAGAGACCATGAGAATTACCAGTAGCCAGTCGAAACTGGCGCAGATGAATAAAGCAAAAGCGGCAGCGCGCGGTATGAGCGAAGCGAAGCTGGATGAGGTTGCACAGGAATTCGAGGCACAGTTTCTCTCGCAGATGCTGGGTAGCATGTTCTCAACCGTTGGTACCAATGAGGCGCTCGGCGGTGGCGAAGGTGAGGAGATGTATAAGTCTCTGCTGGTCGATGAATATGGCAAGCTGATTTCACGCGCTGGCGGTGTGGGTGTTGCTGACCACGTGAAGCGCGAAATGATTCGTATGCAGGAGGTAGAATAA